From the genome of Opisthocomus hoazin isolate bOpiHoa1 chromosome 8, bOpiHoa1.hap1, whole genome shotgun sequence, one region includes:
- the DYRK2 gene encoding dual specificity tyrosine-phosphorylation-regulated kinase 2 isoform X1, translating to MLTRKPSASAAAGAAYPAGRAGDSGRPLQPSPGTGAGVSRAGAGTGPPSPLALPPLRASNASHTVGGSKHTMNEHLHVGSHGQIQVQQLFEDNSNKRTVLTTQPNGLTTLGKSGLPVVQDRQSESAHRRQGSSSSLKSTDGTGKVKASIMTPEQAMKQYMQKLTAFEHHEIFSYPEIYFLGPNAKKRQGVIGGSNNCGYDDDQGSYIQVPHDHIAYRYEVLKVIGKGSFGQVVKAYDHKMHQHVALKMVRNEKRFHRQAAEEIKILEHLRKQDKDNNMNVIHMLENFTFRSHICMTFELLSMNLYELIKKNKFQGFSLPLVRKFAHSILQCLDALHKNRIIHCDLKPENILLKQQGRSGIKVIDFGSSCYEHQRVYTYIQSRFYRAPEVILGARYGMPIDMWSLGCILAELLTGYPLLPGEDEGDQLACMIELLGMPSPKLLDSSKRAKNFVSSKGYPRYCSITTLSDGSVILNGGRSRRGKLRGPPESREWGNALKGCDDPLFLDFLKQCLEWDPAIRMTPSQALRHPWLRRRLPKPPTGEKASVKRITESTGAMTSISKLPPTSSSASKLRTNLAQMTDANGNIQQRTVLPKLVS from the exons ATGTTAACCAGAAAGCCCTCAGCTagcgccgccgccggcgctgcCTACCCAGCCG GCAGGGCGGGGGACAGCGGCCGCCCGCTGCAGCCTTCCCCGGGCACCGGAGCCGGGGTCTCCCGGGCAGGAGCTGGGACCGGCCCGCCGTCGCCCCTCGCATTGCCGCCGCTCAGGGCCAGCAACGCCTCGCACACG GTTGGAGGCAGTAAGCACACAATGAATGAGCACCTCCATGTTGGTAGCCATGGACAAATCCAGGTTCAGCAGCTGTTTGAAGATAATAGTAACAAGAGGACGGTTCTGACGACGCAGCCAAATGGACTTACAACGCTAGGCAAATCTGGATTGCCAGTGGTTCAGGACAGACAGTCAGAGAGTGCTCACAGACGACAAGGGAGCTCCAGCTCTTTAAAATCTACAGATGGAACAGGGAAGGTGAAAGCCTCCATTATGACACCAGAGCAGGCAATGAAGCAATACATGCAAAAATTAACAGCTTTTGAGCATCATGAAATTTTTAGCTACCCTGAAATATACTTTTTGGGTCCAAATGCAAAGAAGCGGCAAGGTGTGATTGGTGGTTCAAACAATTGCGGGTATGATGATGACCAAGGGTCTTATATACAAGTACCCCACGATCATATTGCATACAGGTATGAAGTCCTGAAAGTTATAGGGAAAGGAAGCTTTGGGCAGGTGGTGAAGGCCTACGATCACAAAATGCATCAGCATGTGGCACTAAAAATGGTGAGAAATGAAAAACGTTTCCACCGCCAGGCTGCGGAAGAAATTAAGATCCTGGAGCATCTCCGGAAACAAGATAAGGATAACAACATGAATGTTATTCACATGTTGGAAAACTTCACATTCCGCAGCCATATCTGCATGACATTTGAATTGCTGAGCATGAACCTGTAtgaattaataaagaaaaacaagtttCAGGGCTTTAGCCTGCCATTGGTCCGCAAGTTTGCCCACTCAATTTTACAGTGCTTGGATGCTTTGCACAAAAACAGAATCATTCACTGTGACCTTAAACCTGAGAACATTCTGTTGAAGCAGCAGGGTAGAAGTGGTATTAAAGTGATTGATTTTGGCTCAAGTTGTTATGAGCATCAACGTGTCTACACTTACATTCAGTCACGTTTTTACCGTGCGCCTGAAGTCATCCTTGGTGCTCGTTATGGGATGCCCATAGATATGTGGAGCTTGGGCTGTATTCTAGCAGAGCTTCTCACTGGTTATCCGCTTTTACCTGGAGAAGATGAAGGAGACCAGCTGGCTTGTATGATTGAGCTATTGggcatgccttctccaaaactcTTAGATTCATCCAAGCGAGCCAAAAACTTTGTGAGCTCTAAGGGTTATCCTCGCTATTGCAGCATCACAACCTTGTCTGATGGCTCTGTAATACTTAATGGTGGACGCTCTCGAAGAGGAAAACTGCGTGGCCCACCAGAGAGCAGAGAATGGGGCAATGCATTAAAGGGATGTGATGATCCCCTGTTCCTTGACTTCTTAAAGCAGTGTTTAGAATGGGATCCTGCTATCCGTATGACACCCAGCCAGGCTTTGCGGCATCCCTGGCTAAGGAGACGGTTGCCAAAGCCTCCGACTGGGGAAAAGGCCTCAGTGAAGAGAATTACAGAGAGCACTGGTGCTATGACGTCGATTTCCAAGTTACCTCCGACTTCAAGCTCAGCTTCAAAACTGAGGACTAATTTGGCACAGATGACAGATGCCAATGGGAATATTCAGCAAAGAACAGTGTTGCCAAAACTGGTTAGCTGA
- the DYRK2 gene encoding dual specificity tyrosine-phosphorylation-regulated kinase 2 isoform X2: MNEHLHVGSHGQIQVQQLFEDNSNKRTVLTTQPNGLTTLGKSGLPVVQDRQSESAHRRQGSSSSLKSTDGTGKVKASIMTPEQAMKQYMQKLTAFEHHEIFSYPEIYFLGPNAKKRQGVIGGSNNCGYDDDQGSYIQVPHDHIAYRYEVLKVIGKGSFGQVVKAYDHKMHQHVALKMVRNEKRFHRQAAEEIKILEHLRKQDKDNNMNVIHMLENFTFRSHICMTFELLSMNLYELIKKNKFQGFSLPLVRKFAHSILQCLDALHKNRIIHCDLKPENILLKQQGRSGIKVIDFGSSCYEHQRVYTYIQSRFYRAPEVILGARYGMPIDMWSLGCILAELLTGYPLLPGEDEGDQLACMIELLGMPSPKLLDSSKRAKNFVSSKGYPRYCSITTLSDGSVILNGGRSRRGKLRGPPESREWGNALKGCDDPLFLDFLKQCLEWDPAIRMTPSQALRHPWLRRRLPKPPTGEKASVKRITESTGAMTSISKLPPTSSSASKLRTNLAQMTDANGNIQQRTVLPKLVS; this comes from the coding sequence ATGAATGAGCACCTCCATGTTGGTAGCCATGGACAAATCCAGGTTCAGCAGCTGTTTGAAGATAATAGTAACAAGAGGACGGTTCTGACGACGCAGCCAAATGGACTTACAACGCTAGGCAAATCTGGATTGCCAGTGGTTCAGGACAGACAGTCAGAGAGTGCTCACAGACGACAAGGGAGCTCCAGCTCTTTAAAATCTACAGATGGAACAGGGAAGGTGAAAGCCTCCATTATGACACCAGAGCAGGCAATGAAGCAATACATGCAAAAATTAACAGCTTTTGAGCATCATGAAATTTTTAGCTACCCTGAAATATACTTTTTGGGTCCAAATGCAAAGAAGCGGCAAGGTGTGATTGGTGGTTCAAACAATTGCGGGTATGATGATGACCAAGGGTCTTATATACAAGTACCCCACGATCATATTGCATACAGGTATGAAGTCCTGAAAGTTATAGGGAAAGGAAGCTTTGGGCAGGTGGTGAAGGCCTACGATCACAAAATGCATCAGCATGTGGCACTAAAAATGGTGAGAAATGAAAAACGTTTCCACCGCCAGGCTGCGGAAGAAATTAAGATCCTGGAGCATCTCCGGAAACAAGATAAGGATAACAACATGAATGTTATTCACATGTTGGAAAACTTCACATTCCGCAGCCATATCTGCATGACATTTGAATTGCTGAGCATGAACCTGTAtgaattaataaagaaaaacaagtttCAGGGCTTTAGCCTGCCATTGGTCCGCAAGTTTGCCCACTCAATTTTACAGTGCTTGGATGCTTTGCACAAAAACAGAATCATTCACTGTGACCTTAAACCTGAGAACATTCTGTTGAAGCAGCAGGGTAGAAGTGGTATTAAAGTGATTGATTTTGGCTCAAGTTGTTATGAGCATCAACGTGTCTACACTTACATTCAGTCACGTTTTTACCGTGCGCCTGAAGTCATCCTTGGTGCTCGTTATGGGATGCCCATAGATATGTGGAGCTTGGGCTGTATTCTAGCAGAGCTTCTCACTGGTTATCCGCTTTTACCTGGAGAAGATGAAGGAGACCAGCTGGCTTGTATGATTGAGCTATTGggcatgccttctccaaaactcTTAGATTCATCCAAGCGAGCCAAAAACTTTGTGAGCTCTAAGGGTTATCCTCGCTATTGCAGCATCACAACCTTGTCTGATGGCTCTGTAATACTTAATGGTGGACGCTCTCGAAGAGGAAAACTGCGTGGCCCACCAGAGAGCAGAGAATGGGGCAATGCATTAAAGGGATGTGATGATCCCCTGTTCCTTGACTTCTTAAAGCAGTGTTTAGAATGGGATCCTGCTATCCGTATGACACCCAGCCAGGCTTTGCGGCATCCCTGGCTAAGGAGACGGTTGCCAAAGCCTCCGACTGGGGAAAAGGCCTCAGTGAAGAGAATTACAGAGAGCACTGGTGCTATGACGTCGATTTCCAAGTTACCTCCGACTTCAAGCTCAGCTTCAAAACTGAGGACTAATTTGGCACAGATGACAGATGCCAATGGGAATATTCAGCAAAGAACAGTGTTGCCAAAACTGGTTAGCTGA